In Octopus bimaculoides isolate UCB-OBI-ISO-001 chromosome 5, ASM119413v2, whole genome shotgun sequence, a genomic segment contains:
- the LOC106872575 gene encoding uncharacterized protein LOC106872575: MEVVECTSVIKFIYLKDRLSKETFDEMKEVYDDHVPLYNVVKQWHCQFNCGKTLLESAPVPGRPHSAIDDDITHKVEAVILEDRRITIPQLSQKVMINVGSVEKIISDHLHMQKLSTWRISWMLTAFQKQERVNVPRKRGGRFR, encoded by the coding sequence ATGGAGGTAGTTGAATGCACATCAGTGATCAAGTTCATATACTTGAAAGATCGTCTATcaaaagagactttcgatgagatgaaagaagtttatgatgACCATGTACCATTATACAACGTAGTCAAGCAATGGCATTGCCAGTTTAACTGTGGTAAGACATTGCTGGAAAGTGCTCCTGTTCCTGGACGACCACATTCCGCCATTGATGACGACATCACCCATAAAGTGGAAGCCGTCATTTTGGAGGATCGCCGCATAACTATTCCGCAACTATCCCAAAAAGTGATGATTAATGTAGGATCCGTGGAAAAAATCATTTCCGACCATTTGCACATGCAAAAGTTGTCTACATGGCGGATTTCTTGGATGCTCACagcttttcagaagcaggaacgagtcaatgtgccaagaaaacgagGAGGACGTTTTCGGTAG